The Streptomyces sp. HUAS CB01 genome has a segment encoding these proteins:
- a CDS encoding ABC transporter substrate-binding protein, producing MRHWLFRACAAGVTAGVTAVSLTACGTGSGTTDTDGGGGFTGRGPITLATGKDNSGTLTRIVGRWNSSHPDEKVRVIELSDSPDEQRRRMIQNAELKSPEFSVLNLDLVWTAEFAGHRWIDELPRAKFDSDTYLAPTLAGASYRGRLYAAPWTSDGGMLYFRTDLLAKAKAEPPTTWSQLEATCKKVLALPEAEGMSCYSGQFEKYEGLTVNFAEMVESAGGSVVDGKGAPTVDSPEALKGLEFLTGAYRSGLIPKKAITFKEEEGRQAFQKGELVFHRQWPYQWSLANAEDGSSKVAGKFAVAPLPGLDGPGVSSLGGHNLAVSSFARNKATALDFVTFMTDERLQRENLLLGSNAPTAAALYEDEELIAKYPYLPVLKKSILSAVPRPRVVRYGDATAAIQDAAYRALKGEVPPEESLAQLQKKLERITKS from the coding sequence ATGAGGCACTGGCTGTTCCGGGCGTGCGCCGCGGGGGTGACCGCGGGGGTGACCGCGGTGTCGCTGACCGCGTGCGGTACGGGCTCCGGTACGACGGACACCGACGGCGGGGGCGGTTTCACGGGCCGCGGCCCGATCACGCTGGCCACGGGCAAGGACAACTCCGGGACCCTCACCCGGATCGTCGGCCGCTGGAACAGCTCCCACCCCGACGAGAAGGTCCGCGTCATCGAACTGTCGGACTCGCCCGACGAGCAGCGCCGACGCATGATCCAGAACGCGGAGCTGAAGTCGCCGGAGTTCTCGGTGCTCAATCTCGACCTCGTCTGGACCGCCGAGTTCGCGGGACACCGCTGGATCGACGAACTGCCCAGGGCGAAGTTCGACAGTGACACCTACCTCGCACCGACGCTGGCGGGCGCCTCGTACCGCGGTCGCCTGTACGCCGCGCCGTGGACATCCGACGGCGGGATGCTCTACTTCCGCACCGATCTGCTGGCGAAGGCGAAGGCCGAGCCGCCGACGACCTGGTCCCAGCTGGAGGCCACCTGCAAGAAGGTGCTCGCGCTGCCCGAGGCCGAGGGCATGTCCTGCTACTCCGGGCAGTTCGAGAAGTACGAGGGGCTGACGGTCAACTTCGCGGAAATGGTTGAGAGCGCGGGCGGCTCCGTCGTCGACGGGAAGGGCGCACCGACGGTGGACTCGCCCGAGGCCCTGAAGGGCCTGGAGTTCCTCACCGGCGCCTACCGGAGCGGGCTGATCCCCAAGAAGGCGATCACCTTCAAGGAGGAGGAGGGCCGGCAGGCGTTCCAGAAGGGAGAGCTCGTCTTCCACCGGCAGTGGCCGTACCAGTGGTCCCTGGCGAACGCCGAGGACGGTTCGTCGAAGGTGGCGGGGAAGTTCGCGGTGGCACCGCTCCCCGGGCTCGACGGGCCCGGTGTCTCCAGTCTCGGCGGCCACAACCTCGCGGTCAGTTCGTTCGCACGGAACAAGGCGACCGCGCTGGACTTCGTCACCTTCATGACCGACGAGCGGCTGCAGCGGGAGAACCTGCTCCTCGGCTCCAACGCGCCGACGGCCGCCGCGCTGTACGAGGACGAGGAGCTCATCGCCAAGTACCCGTACCTGCCGGTGCTGAAGAAGTCGATCCTGAGTGCCGTACCGCGGCCGCGCGTCGTGCGGTACGGGGACGCCACCGCGGCGATCCAGGACGCCGCGTACCGCGCGCTGAAGGGCGAGGTCCCGCCGGAGGAGTCACTGGCGCAGCTCCAGAAGAAGCTGGAGCGGATCACCAAGTCCTGA
- a CDS encoding LacI family DNA-binding transcriptional regulator, with the protein MVRRLIEVAEYAGVSEATVSRVLNGKPGVAEGTRTAVLTACDVLGYERPRGLRGKTQRLVALVAPDLINPVFPAFVEVIGSTLAQRGFSPVLCTRTMAGVSESDYVDMLLEQQISGAVFVCGLHSHSRADHSHYGRLLERGVPVIGVNGIVDDLTFPCVSTDDALAAELAVRHLASLGHRRIGLALGEFADHTPAVRKKAAFVTAVREHCGTADAEPFITHTMYSLEGGAAAAQRLAQRGVTAVVCASDVMALGAVRAFQRMGLDVPRDVSVVGFDDSAFMPLVNPPLTTLRQPVEAMGRAAVSLLSSRMSGQSETDEELLFEPELVVRGSTAVLRES; encoded by the coding sequence ATGGTGAGACGACTGATCGAGGTGGCGGAGTACGCCGGGGTGAGCGAGGCGACCGTCAGCCGCGTCCTCAACGGGAAGCCGGGGGTCGCCGAGGGCACCCGGACCGCGGTGCTGACCGCCTGCGACGTCCTCGGGTACGAGCGCCCCCGCGGGCTGCGCGGGAAGACCCAGCGTCTCGTCGCCCTCGTGGCCCCCGACCTCATCAACCCCGTCTTCCCCGCGTTCGTCGAGGTCATCGGCTCGACACTGGCCCAGCGCGGCTTCTCCCCCGTGCTGTGCACGCGCACCATGGCGGGTGTCTCCGAGAGCGACTACGTGGACATGTTGCTGGAGCAGCAGATCTCCGGAGCGGTGTTCGTGTGCGGGCTGCACTCGCACAGCAGGGCCGACCACTCGCACTACGGGCGGCTGCTGGAGCGGGGAGTCCCCGTGATCGGGGTGAACGGGATCGTCGACGACCTCACGTTCCCCTGCGTGTCGACCGACGACGCGCTCGCCGCGGAGCTGGCCGTACGCCACCTGGCCTCGCTGGGGCACCGCCGGATCGGGCTCGCGCTCGGCGAGTTCGCCGACCACACGCCGGCGGTCCGCAAGAAGGCCGCGTTCGTCACGGCCGTCCGGGAGCACTGCGGGACCGCGGACGCCGAGCCCTTCATCACGCACACGATGTACTCGCTGGAGGGCGGCGCCGCGGCGGCGCAGCGGCTCGCGCAGCGCGGGGTGACCGCCGTGGTGTGCGCCAGCGACGTGATGGCCCTGGGAGCCGTGCGGGCCTTCCAGCGCATGGGCCTGGACGTGCCGCGCGACGTCTCGGTGGTGGGTTTCGACGACTCGGCGTTCATGCCGCTGGTCAATCCCCCGCTGACGACGCTCCGTCAGCCGGTCGAGGCCATGGGACGGGCGGCGGTGTCGCTCCTGTCGAGCCGGATGAGCGGTCAGAGCGAGACCGACGAGGAACTGCTCTTCGAGCCGGAACTGGTGGTGCGCGGCAGCACCGCGGTGCTGCGCGAGAGCTGA
- a CDS encoding GNAT family N-acetyltransferase: protein MRSPHVHLREITDDNRDAVRALRVRRDQKQFVASVSKSLKEAAKTPEAHPWFRAVYRDDEPVGFVMLAWRPPGGPYRGRHFLWRFLVDKRHQRRGVGREALAQIAALVRADGGTELLTSYEPGDGEPWPFYRKLGFEPTGDIDDGEIVLRLTLPDE, encoded by the coding sequence ATGCGATCCCCACATGTGCATCTGCGGGAGATCACCGACGACAACCGGGACGCCGTCCGGGCCCTGCGCGTCCGACGTGACCAGAAGCAGTTCGTCGCCTCCGTGTCCAAGTCGCTCAAAGAGGCGGCGAAGACACCCGAGGCCCATCCCTGGTTCCGCGCCGTCTACCGTGACGACGAGCCGGTCGGATTCGTGATGCTGGCGTGGCGACCGCCGGGCGGTCCTTACCGAGGGCGGCACTTCCTCTGGCGGTTCCTGGTCGACAAGCGGCACCAGCGGCGAGGGGTCGGCCGGGAGGCGCTCGCCCAGATCGCCGCCCTGGTCCGCGCCGACGGCGGCACGGAGCTGCTGACCAGCTACGAGCCCGGCGACGGCGAACCGTGGCCCTTCTACCGGAAGCTCGGCTTCGAGCCCACCGGGGACATCGACGACGGCGAGATCGTCCTGCGTCTCACCTTGCCCGACGAGTGA
- a CDS encoding chaplin codes for MRMRIASTVAALAVAGVLAGAGSAVADSGAEAAAAGSPGVLSGNVIQVPLHVPLNLCGNSLGVISLLNPAVGNACLNG; via the coding sequence ATGCGCATGCGAATCGCGTCCACCGTGGCCGCCCTCGCCGTGGCCGGTGTCCTCGCCGGCGCCGGCAGCGCTGTGGCGGACAGTGGCGCGGAGGCCGCGGCCGCCGGCAGCCCGGGTGTGCTGTCGGGCAACGTCATCCAGGTCCCCCTCCACGTTCCGCTGAACCTCTGCGGCAACTCGCTCGGTGTCATCAGCCTGCTCAACCCGGCTGTCGGGAACGCCTGCCTCAACGGCTGA
- a CDS encoding NUDIX domain-containing protein, which produces MSATWLPPEEYAETLMKATAFACLFFTDEDDRPVQLRAVYSQAHPWQWPGGTMDPGERPWETAVRECREETGMVLEGPTRLLAAVYGLPGAEWPYSTVGFVFDGGRLTAERIAGIALDPAEHDTVRVLSLEEWRTHMPERDFARLRAVMEARRTGVTAYFDAWDWDD; this is translated from the coding sequence GTGAGTGCGACCTGGCTGCCGCCGGAGGAGTACGCCGAGACGCTGATGAAGGCGACCGCCTTCGCATGTCTGTTCTTCACCGACGAGGACGACCGGCCGGTGCAGTTGAGGGCGGTGTACTCGCAGGCGCATCCGTGGCAGTGGCCCGGCGGGACCATGGACCCGGGCGAACGTCCGTGGGAGACGGCGGTTCGCGAGTGCCGGGAGGAGACGGGCATGGTCCTCGAGGGGCCCACGCGGCTGCTGGCCGCCGTGTACGGCCTGCCGGGTGCCGAGTGGCCGTACAGCACGGTCGGGTTCGTCTTCGACGGCGGCCGGCTGACCGCCGAACGGATCGCGGGCATCGCCCTGGACCCGGCCGAGCACGACACGGTGCGGGTCCTGTCGCTGGAGGAGTGGCGGACGCACATGCCGGAGCGGGACTTCGCGCGGCTGAGGGCCGTGATGGAGGCCCGGCGCACGGGCGTGACGGCGTACTTCGACGCCTGGGACTGGGACGACTGA
- a CDS encoding class I SAM-dependent DNA methyltransferase → MHDEDGYFGEKIAARYDTSSADMFRPDVVDPAVGLLAGLAGDGRALELGVGTGRIALPLARLGIPVHGIDMSRAMVARLRAKPGGDGIGVTIGDFATTRVAGDFAVVYLVFNTINNLTTQDAQVACFRNAAEHLRPGGCFVIEVGVPELRRLPPGQQAVPFHISPTKWAFDTYDVATQQMSSNYVTVVDGRAEYWSLPFRYVWPSELDLMARLAGLRLRDRWEGWSGEPFTGESTKHVSVWEKPAG, encoded by the coding sequence ATGCATGACGAGGACGGGTACTTCGGAGAGAAGATCGCGGCCAGGTACGACACGTCGTCGGCGGACATGTTCCGGCCGGACGTCGTGGATCCGGCGGTCGGGCTGCTCGCCGGGCTCGCGGGCGACGGCCGGGCGCTCGAACTCGGCGTCGGCACCGGCCGGATCGCCCTGCCCCTCGCCCGCCTCGGGATTCCCGTGCACGGCATCGACATGTCCCGGGCCATGGTGGCGCGGCTGCGCGCCAAGCCAGGCGGCGACGGCATCGGCGTGACCATCGGCGACTTCGCGACGACACGCGTGGCGGGCGACTTCGCGGTCGTCTACCTGGTCTTCAACACCATCAACAACCTGACCACCCAGGACGCGCAGGTGGCCTGCTTCCGCAATGCCGCGGAACACCTGCGGCCCGGTGGCTGCTTCGTCATCGAGGTCGGGGTCCCCGAACTGCGCCGGCTGCCGCCGGGACAGCAGGCGGTGCCGTTCCACATCAGCCCCACGAAGTGGGCGTTCGACACCTACGACGTCGCCACGCAGCAGATGAGTTCGAACTACGTCACGGTCGTCGACGGACGCGCCGAGTACTGGTCCCTTCCATTCCGTTACGTGTGGCCCTCGGAGCTCGATCTCATGGCGCGGCTCGCCGGGCTGCGGCTGCGCGACCGGTGGGAGGGCTGGTCAGGGGAACCGTTCACCGGCGAGAGCACGAAGCACGTCTCGGTCTGGGAGAAGCCCGCCGGCTGA
- a CDS encoding class I SAM-dependent methyltransferase: MADECFRHPRLAALYDALDPDRSDLAAYLAIAEEFGARRVLDIGCGTGVFALLLADRGLEVVGVDPARASVDVARAKPGSERVRWICGDATALPSLRVDLATMTANAAQELVDPRVWRGTLRGAHEALRPGGHFVFESRDPSRRAWEGWNREASWGVTDVPGVGTVESWVDLIEVDGPLVTFRWSYVFAADGRTTTSESTLRFRQREEVEADLTAEGYTVEDVRDAPDRPGREFVFVAVRPDA, from the coding sequence ATGGCTGATGAATGCTTCCGGCATCCCCGGCTCGCGGCCCTCTACGACGCGCTCGACCCCGACCGCAGCGACCTGGCCGCCTATCTGGCGATCGCGGAGGAGTTCGGCGCCCGGCGGGTGCTGGACATCGGCTGCGGTACGGGGGTGTTCGCGCTGCTGCTGGCCGACCGCGGGCTCGAGGTGGTCGGCGTCGACCCGGCACGGGCGTCGGTCGACGTGGCCAGGGCCAAACCGGGGAGCGAGCGGGTCCGGTGGATCTGCGGGGACGCCACCGCGCTCCCGTCGCTCCGGGTCGACCTGGCCACCATGACGGCCAACGCCGCGCAGGAGCTCGTGGATCCGCGCGTGTGGCGGGGGACCTTGCGGGGTGCGCACGAGGCGCTGCGCCCGGGTGGGCACTTCGTGTTCGAGTCCCGCGATCCGTCGCGGCGCGCCTGGGAGGGCTGGAACCGCGAGGCCTCCTGGGGTGTGACGGACGTCCCGGGCGTCGGCACGGTCGAGAGCTGGGTCGACCTGATCGAGGTCGACGGGCCCCTGGTGACGTTCCGGTGGAGCTATGTGTTCGCCGCGGACGGGCGGACGACGACGTCGGAGTCGACCCTGAGGTTCCGGCAGCGGGAGGAGGTCGAGGCGGACCTGACCGCCGAGGGGTACACGGTGGAGGACGTACGCGACGCCCCCGACCGGCCGGGCAGGGAGTTCGTCTTCGTCGCCGTACGGCCCGACGCGTGA
- a CDS encoding AAA family ATPase codes for MTTYPHSTAAVDPADPAHASPLDVAGRLLSLLGETTTEPRPDTQLEALTLAVAADLPVLLWGEPGIGKTAALTQLAASLELPLTTVIASVHEPSDFSGLPVVGDDPAVQGVPMAPPDWAVRLVRAGRGLLFLDELSTAPPAVQAALLRLVLERRIGALRLPPGVRIVAAANPRASAADGWELSPPLANRFVHLPWAHDHAVVVRGLGGTWPRATLPRLDAEKLPEAVAHARRAVCGLLAARPGLVHRLPTGETRRGGAWPSPRSWESTLRLIAFATAAGSSREVLSLLVRGAVGDGPGLELLASLDRMDLPDPEELLADPAGAALPERGDLRQAVLDGVVAAVRERPERSRWDAAWALLVRAVETGAPDLVVVPATTLAALRREDWDVPASVERLTGVVSLSRRADHVAVRTAVAAKAGR; via the coding sequence ATGACCACGTACCCCCACTCCACCGCCGCCGTCGACCCGGCCGACCCCGCACACGCCTCCCCACTCGACGTCGCGGGCCGACTCCTGTCCCTGCTGGGCGAGACGACCACCGAACCGCGCCCTGACACACAACTGGAGGCGCTGACCCTCGCCGTGGCCGCCGACCTGCCCGTCCTCCTCTGGGGCGAGCCCGGCATCGGCAAGACCGCGGCACTCACCCAGCTCGCCGCGTCGCTCGAGCTCCCGCTGACCACGGTCATCGCCAGCGTGCACGAACCGTCCGACTTCTCCGGCCTGCCCGTCGTGGGAGACGACCCCGCCGTGCAGGGGGTCCCCATGGCACCACCGGACTGGGCGGTACGCCTGGTGCGCGCCGGCCGGGGACTGCTGTTCCTGGACGAGCTGTCCACCGCGCCACCGGCCGTTCAGGCCGCCCTTCTCCGCCTCGTGCTCGAACGGCGGATCGGCGCCCTGCGCCTCCCGCCCGGTGTGAGGATCGTGGCCGCGGCCAACCCGCGGGCGTCGGCCGCCGACGGCTGGGAGCTGAGCCCTCCGCTGGCCAACCGCTTCGTCCATCTCCCGTGGGCCCACGACCACGCCGTCGTCGTACGCGGTCTCGGCGGGACCTGGCCCCGTGCGACGCTGCCCCGCCTGGACGCGGAGAAGTTGCCGGAAGCGGTCGCCCACGCCCGCCGCGCCGTGTGCGGGCTCCTCGCCGCCCGCCCCGGACTCGTACACCGGCTGCCCACCGGGGAGACCCGCCGTGGCGGTGCCTGGCCGTCCCCCAGGAGCTGGGAGTCGACCCTGCGGCTGATCGCCTTCGCGACCGCGGCCGGTTCCTCCCGGGAGGTACTGTCCCTGCTGGTCCGGGGCGCGGTGGGCGACGGGCCCGGGCTGGAGTTGCTGGCGAGCCTCGACCGGATGGACCTCCCCGATCCGGAGGAACTCCTCGCCGACCCGGCGGGCGCCGCCCTTCCCGAGCGCGGGGACCTGCGCCAGGCCGTGCTCGACGGAGTCGTCGCGGCGGTCCGCGAACGCCCGGAGAGGTCCCGCTGGGACGCGGCGTGGGCCCTGCTGGTACGGGCCGTGGAGACCGGAGCCCCCGATCTGGTGGTCGTCCCCGCCACCACGCTCGCCGCGCTGCGCCGGGAGGACTGGGACGTCCCGGCGTCGGTCGAACGGCTCACCGGCGTCGTGTCCCTGTCCCGGCGGGCCGACCACGTGGCGGTCCGGACCGCGGTCGCCGCGAAGGCCGGCCGGTGA
- a CDS encoding vWA domain-containing protein, producing MNAGVRGRPEAVPGRLDLDKLYAARLHAARVRPYLATALFALGTVESRRVPTMAVDRHWRCYVSPAFVDRTPVEELAGVWVHEVSHLLRDHHGRSDRVARERGLTGPAQRLRMNIAADCEINDDVYGDGLALPEGAVLPASLDLPEGELMEDYLRRFRLGPHTQDFAWLDCGSGADGLAREWDLGPDGAHGLSAQERDAVRFRVAQGITGRPGSAPKGWRRWAEEAFHPPQPWRELLGAAVRSAATGAGGGDDYTYGRPSRRSAGVPGAVLPGLRRTPPRVSVVIDTSGSVSDAELGSALLEVAAISRAVGGRRDLVTVVPCDAAARAVHPLCRAEGIPLVGGGGTDLRTGFAKALRARPRPDVVVALTDGQTPWPDTRPPCRTVVGLFPRERSSRSWDEDDPDHVPDAPPEWARVVVIGGPGGPSR from the coding sequence GTGAACGCGGGCGTGCGCGGCCGTCCGGAAGCCGTACCGGGACGACTGGACCTCGACAAGCTCTACGCGGCCCGGCTGCACGCCGCCCGGGTCCGGCCGTATCTGGCGACGGCACTGTTCGCCCTCGGCACCGTCGAGTCACGGCGGGTACCGACCATGGCCGTCGACCGGCACTGGCGGTGCTACGTCTCACCGGCGTTCGTGGACCGGACCCCGGTGGAGGAGCTCGCCGGAGTCTGGGTGCACGAGGTGTCCCACCTGCTGCGCGACCACCACGGGCGCAGCGACCGGGTCGCGCGGGAACGCGGGCTGACCGGACCGGCACAGCGGCTGCGGATGAACATCGCCGCGGACTGCGAGATCAACGACGACGTGTACGGCGACGGGCTGGCGCTGCCCGAAGGCGCCGTCCTGCCCGCGTCGTTGGACCTGCCCGAGGGCGAGCTGATGGAGGACTACCTGCGCCGGTTCCGTCTCGGACCGCACACACAGGACTTCGCCTGGCTGGACTGCGGGAGCGGCGCCGACGGACTGGCACGGGAGTGGGACCTCGGACCGGACGGAGCGCACGGCCTCAGCGCGCAGGAACGGGACGCCGTCCGGTTCCGCGTCGCCCAGGGCATCACCGGCCGCCCGGGCAGCGCTCCGAAGGGATGGCGACGCTGGGCCGAGGAGGCGTTCCATCCGCCCCAGCCCTGGCGGGAGTTGCTGGGGGCGGCGGTCCGTTCGGCCGCCACCGGCGCCGGAGGGGGCGACGACTACACCTACGGCAGGCCTTCCCGCCGCTCGGCCGGAGTCCCCGGCGCCGTGCTGCCCGGCCTGCGCCGCACCCCGCCCCGTGTCTCCGTGGTCATCGACACCTCCGGGTCGGTCAGCGACGCCGAACTGGGCAGCGCGCTCCTGGAGGTCGCCGCGATCTCCCGGGCCGTCGGCGGCCGTCGCGACCTGGTCACCGTGGTGCCGTGCGACGCGGCGGCCCGAGCCGTGCACCCCCTGTGCCGTGCCGAAGGCATCCCGCTCGTCGGCGGGGGCGGTACGGATCTGCGCACGGGCTTCGCCAAGGCGCTGCGAGCGCGGCCCCGGCCGGACGTCGTCGTCGCCCTGACTGACGGGCAGACCCCCTGGCCAGACACGCGGCCACCGTGCCGGACGGTGGTGGGTCTGTTCCCCCGGGAGCGCTCGTCCCGGTCGTGGGACGAGGACGATCCCGACCACGTACCGGACGCGCCGCCGGAGTGGGCCCGCGTGGTCGTCATCGGCGGCCCGGGAGGTCCTTCCCGGTGA
- a CDS encoding phosphotransferase: MQDPSVCVDRGQYQDAVTPWEQEAWRGAAVGWVEDALAAHGLRAAGRWQVRLRPWSVLLRVPVDGREAVWFKANPPASAFEGALSARLTRWVPEHVLEPLAVDPGRGWTLLPDGGELFRHVLEREAVEPRTWEEVLRQYATMQRALVPHAREIEELGVPGARTAALPGLFDRLVAENTASRPDERRRLEGLRPLLVDWCAELAAVGVADSLDHSDLHDAQLFVREPGRFTFFDWGDAAVSHPFCSLLVPARRAVERYGHEVLPRLRDAYLEPWTGAGHTTADLRRAVSLAWRLSALGRACSWGRLFPSAAGTPEGTGTGTGTGTGTEERVRWLRELFNEPPV, translated from the coding sequence ATGCAGGATCCGTCAGTGTGTGTGGACCGGGGGCAGTACCAGGACGCGGTGACCCCCTGGGAGCAGGAGGCATGGCGTGGCGCCGCCGTCGGCTGGGTCGAGGACGCGCTGGCCGCGCACGGTCTGCGGGCCGCGGGCCGGTGGCAGGTACGGCTTCGGCCCTGGTCGGTCCTGCTGCGGGTCCCCGTCGACGGGCGCGAGGCCGTCTGGTTCAAGGCCAATCCACCGGCCAGTGCCTTCGAGGGCGCGCTCAGTGCGCGGCTGACCCGTTGGGTGCCGGAGCACGTGCTGGAGCCGCTGGCGGTGGATCCGGGGCGGGGTTGGACGTTGCTGCCCGACGGCGGCGAGCTCTTCCGCCACGTACTCGAACGGGAAGCGGTCGAGCCCCGCACCTGGGAGGAGGTCCTTCGCCAGTACGCGACCATGCAGCGGGCCCTGGTCCCCCACGCGCGGGAGATCGAGGAACTGGGCGTCCCCGGTGCGCGTACCGCCGCGTTGCCCGGCCTCTTCGACAGGCTGGTCGCGGAGAACACCGCCTCGCGCCCCGACGAGCGCCGGCGTCTGGAGGGACTCCGGCCGCTGCTCGTTGACTGGTGCGCGGAACTCGCGGCCGTCGGTGTCGCCGACTCCCTGGACCACTCCGACCTGCACGACGCCCAGTTGTTCGTCCGGGAGCCGGGCCGCTTCACCTTCTTCGACTGGGGCGACGCCGCCGTCTCCCATCCCTTCTGCAGTCTGCTCGTCCCGGCCCGCAGAGCGGTGGAACGCTACGGCCACGAGGTGCTGCCCCGGCTGCGCGACGCCTACCTGGAACCCTGGACGGGCGCCGGGCACACGACCGCGGACCTCCGACGGGCGGTGAGCCTCGCCTGGCGTCTGAGCGCTCTCGGACGCGCCTGCTCGTGGGGCCGGCTGTTCCCGTCCGCGGCCGGCACGCCGGAAGGCACCGGCACCGGCACCGGCACCGGCACCGGCACCGAGGAGCGCGTGCGGTGGCTCAGGGAACTCTTCAACGAGCCGCCCGTCTAG
- a CDS encoding adenosylcobinamide amidohydrolase, with protein sequence MPALVPSPRTATGLLPAGLCTRVEDGERLPVLTWAAGPGWRMISNAVLGGGIGERAWVVNAQVAHGYRREDPDRHLAHLADDFGLRGAGVGLMTAADVSRNGQACDGGVEAVATVGIAVRGWAAAADEGSVALAAPGTINIVAAVPVALTDAALVNAVATATEAKVQALIEAGYDCSGTPTDAVCVAARVPRHGEEIHPFAGPRSLWGARLARAVHRAVATATPAP encoded by the coding sequence TTGCCCGCCCTCGTACCATCGCCCCGGACCGCCACGGGCCTGCTGCCCGCCGGTCTCTGCACCCGTGTCGAGGACGGCGAGCGGCTACCCGTCCTGACGTGGGCCGCCGGCCCGGGATGGCGCATGATCAGCAACGCCGTGCTCGGCGGAGGCATCGGCGAACGCGCCTGGGTCGTCAACGCCCAGGTCGCCCACGGCTACCGTCGCGAGGACCCGGACAGGCATCTCGCCCATCTGGCCGATGACTTCGGTTTGCGCGGCGCGGGCGTCGGGCTGATGACGGCGGCCGATGTCTCCCGCAACGGTCAGGCGTGCGACGGCGGCGTCGAGGCCGTCGCGACGGTGGGCATCGCCGTACGCGGCTGGGCCGCCGCAGCGGACGAGGGCAGCGTCGCCCTCGCGGCACCGGGCACGATCAACATCGTCGCGGCGGTCCCGGTGGCGCTCACCGACGCCGCCCTGGTCAACGCGGTGGCGACGGCCACCGAAGCGAAGGTCCAGGCCCTGATCGAGGCCGGGTACGACTGCTCCGGCACGCCCACCGACGCCGTGTGTGTCGCCGCACGCGTTCCTCGTCACGGCGAGGAGATCCACCCCTTCGCCGGCCCTCGCTCCCTGTGGGGTGCCCGTCTCGCGCGCGCCGTCCACCGGGCGGTGGCGACCGCGACGCCCGCGCCCTGA
- a CDS encoding class I SAM-dependent methyltransferase, which produces MTGFDESERLIWAGRADAYAGGFAKLCAYTVPRLLDVAGVGPGTRMLDVGTGPGTAAAAGCDRGASVTAVDAEPSMVELARKAAPAADVRLAVLPELPFIDGTFDVVVGNFVLNHVGRPRAVLAELLRVARPGGRIALTIWSAPPAPGQALIGRAIGAAGAVRPPHLPAGLAAEDDFPRDESGLGALMESAGLREAACETLRWDHRVDAEEWWSRGPAAGVAFGGAFVQSQTPEIRTEIKRHFDLFGAEFADGSGVLSLPHAALLAHARR; this is translated from the coding sequence GTGACGGGTTTCGACGAGAGCGAGCGGCTGATCTGGGCAGGACGGGCCGACGCCTACGCGGGCGGGTTCGCGAAACTGTGCGCCTACACCGTGCCGCGATTGCTGGACGTGGCGGGAGTCGGGCCGGGAACGCGGATGCTGGACGTGGGAACAGGGCCGGGCACGGCGGCCGCCGCGGGCTGCGACCGGGGCGCGTCGGTCACGGCGGTGGACGCGGAGCCCAGCATGGTCGAGCTGGCGCGGAAGGCCGCGCCGGCCGCCGACGTCCGTCTCGCCGTGTTGCCCGAACTCCCCTTCATTGACGGGACGTTCGACGTGGTGGTGGGGAACTTCGTGCTGAACCACGTCGGCCGTCCCAGGGCTGTCCTGGCCGAGCTGCTCCGCGTCGCTCGGCCGGGCGGACGGATCGCGCTGACGATCTGGTCGGCCCCGCCCGCCCCGGGACAGGCCCTGATCGGCCGGGCGATCGGGGCCGCCGGTGCCGTACGCCCGCCGCATCTGCCCGCGGGGCTCGCCGCCGAGGACGACTTCCCCCGTGACGAGAGCGGTCTGGGGGCCCTGATGGAGTCGGCGGGGCTGCGTGAAGCGGCCTGCGAGACGCTGCGCTGGGACCACCGGGTCGACGCGGAGGAGTGGTGGAGCCGCGGTCCGGCGGCCGGTGTGGCGTTCGGCGGGGCCTTCGTGCAGAGCCAGACGCCGGAGATCCGAACCGAAATCAAGCGGCATTTCGACCTCTTCGGCGCCGAGTTCGCCGACGGCAGCGGTGTCCTGTCACTCCCGCACGCGGCCCTGCTCGCGCACGCCCGTCGCTGA
- a CDS encoding DUF4236 domain-containing protein — protein sequence MPVTFRKSFRIFPGVRLNINRKSVSLTLAKGDGARRTYSSTGRRTTSMDLPGPFGYRKTTTRRSRR from the coding sequence GTGCCCGTGACCTTCCGCAAGAGCTTCCGCATATTCCCCGGAGTCCGCCTCAACATCAACCGCAAGTCCGTCTCCCTCACCCTCGCCAAGGGGGACGGTGCCAGGCGCACTTACTCGTCGACGGGCCGGCGCACCACGTCGATGGACCTTCCCGGCCCCTTCGGCTACCGCAAGACCACCACGCGCCGCAGCCGCCGCTGA